One Pomacea canaliculata isolate SZHN2017 linkage group LG9, ASM307304v1, whole genome shotgun sequence DNA segment encodes these proteins:
- the LOC112571838 gene encoding glucose-6-phosphate 1-dehydrogenase-like isoform X1 has product MYRRYREIVRAIPTSPLDANKREGTLSQLPVQQGSSAITMTASASTEDILEKIRESVEHEGHGDSHVFVILGASGDLAKKKIYPTLWWLFRDGLLPPKTYFIGYARSKLSMTDIQKKIIQYFKVKAGEEEKLKEFFKLNEYVSGAYDRIEGFAELNKVLQTKGNGNRLFYLALPPSVYEPVTLNIKAVCMAKGNHWTRLIVEKPFGRDLDSSNQLSNHLSAMFKEDEIYRIDHYLGKEMVQNLMVLRFGNRIFSPIWNRDNIASVVISFKEPFGTQGRGGYFDEFGIIRDVMQNHLLQILTLVAMEKPPSTASEDIRNEKVKVLKSIQPPDFGNIVLGQYVGNPDGEGDQKLGYLDDPTVPKESVTPTFATVVLFVQNERWDGVPFILRCGKALNERKAEVRLQFRNVSGDIFPQGAVKRNELVIRVQPDEAVYLKMMTKMPGMTFECAETELDLTYNFRYKDMKLPDAYERLILDVFLGSQIHFVRSDELHEAWRIFTPLLHYIEQNKPHPISYMYGSRGPKENDRMCEKFNFHYTGTYKWVKPDAKM; this is encoded by the exons ATGTACCGACGCTACAGAGAGATCGTACGAGCGATTCCGACTTCGCCTCTGGACGCAAACAAACGCGAAGGTACGCTCTCGCAACTTCCTGTTCAGCAAGGGTCGTCTGCAATCACCATGACTGCTTCAGCTTCCACAGAggatattttggaaaaaatacGCGAGAGTGTAGAGCACGAAGGACATGGGGATTCTCACGTGTTTGTTATTCTAGGGGCGTCG GGTGATTTGGCTAAGAAAAAGATCTATCCAACATTATG GTGGCTGTTTCGAGATGGGCTGCTTCCACCAAAGACTTACTTCATTGGTTATGCTCGCAGCAAGCTGAGCATGACCGATATCCAGAAAAAGATCATCCAGTACTTCAAG GTAAAGGCAGGTgaagaagaaaagctgaaaGAGTTCTTCAAGCTTAATGAGTATGTCTCAGGAGCTTATGACAGGATAGAAGGATTTGCAGAGCTGAACAAAGTTCTTCAAACAAAAGGCAATGGTAATCGTTTGTTCTACCTGGCCCTGCCTCCCTCCGTGTATGAGCCAGTCACTCTCAACATCAAAGCTGTCTGCATGGCAAAAGG GAATCACTGGACACGGTTGATTGTAGAAAAACCATTTGGACGTGACCTTGATTCATCTAACCAGCTGTCTAACCATTTGTCAGCAATGTTCAAGGAAGATGAAATCTACAGAATAGACCACTACTTAGGGAAGGAAATGGTCCAGAACCTGATGGTTCTCAG ATTTGGCAACAGAATTTTCTCTCCAATCTGGAATCGTGATAATATTGCCAGCGTAGTGATCAGCTTCAAGGAACCTTTTGGAACACAAGGCAGAGGGGGTTACTTTGATGAATTTGGTATTATTAG AGATGTGATGCAGAACCACTTGCTGCAAATTCTTACACTCGTTGCAATGGAGAAACCTCCTTCAACAGCATCAGAAGACATCAGAAATGAGAAG GTTAAGGTTTTGAAGAGCATTCAGCCACCTGATTTTGGCAATATTGTGCTGGGTCAGTATGTTGGCAACCCAGATGGGGAAGGAGACCAAAAACTGGGATATCTTGATGATCCAACTGTGCCAAAAG AATCTGTTACTCCAACATTTGCAACAGTTGTGCTTTTTGTTCAGAATGAGAGATGGGATGGAGTACCCTTTATTCTTCGGTGTGGAAAAG CCCTAAACGAGCGGAAGGCAGAGGTCCGTCTGCAGTTTCGAAATGTGTCAGGGGACATCTTTCCACAAGGGGCTGTGAAACGGAATGAACTTGTCATCCGTGTTCAACCAGATGAAGCTGTTTACCTcaaaatgatgacaaagatgCCAGGAATGACCTTTGAGTGTGCAGAGACAGAGCTGGACCTCACTTATAACTTCAGATACAAG GATATGAAGCTACCAGATGCATATGAACGCCTGATCTTAGATGTCTTCTTGGGATCCCAGATCCATTTTGTACGCTCAGATGAGCTGCATGAGGCCTGGAGGATATTCACCCCTTTGCTGCACTACATTGAACAGAACAAACCTCATCCTATTTCTTACATGTATGGCAG
- the LOC112571838 gene encoding glucose-6-phosphate 1-dehydrogenase-like isoform X2, producing the protein MYRRYREIVRAIPTSPLDANKREGTLSQLPVQQGSSAITMTASASTEDILEKIRESVEHEGHGDSHVFVILGASGDLAKKKIYPTLWWLFRDGLLPPKTYFIGYARSKLSMTDIQKKIIQYFKVKAGEEEKLKEFFKLNEYVSGAYDRIEGFAELNKVLQTKGNGNRLFYLALPPSVYEPVTLNIKAVCMAKGNHWTRLIVEKPFGRDLDSSNQLSNHLSAMFKEDEIYRIDHYLGKEMVQNLMVLRFGNRIFSPIWNRDNIASVVISFKEPFGTQGRGGYFDEFGIIRDVMQNHLLQILTLVAMEKPPSTASEDIRNEKVKVLKSIQPPDFGNIVLGQYVGNPDGEGDQKLGYLDDPTVPKESVTPTFATVVLFVQNERWDGVPFILRCGKALNERKAEVRLQFRNVSGDIFPQGAVKRNELVIRVQPDEAVYLKMMTKMPGMTFECAETELDLTYNFRYKDMKLPDAYERLILDVFLGSQIHFVRSDELHEAWRIFTPLLHYIEQNKPHPISYMYGSRGPTESDDLMSRHDFKYSGTYRWVPGA; encoded by the exons ATGTACCGACGCTACAGAGAGATCGTACGAGCGATTCCGACTTCGCCTCTGGACGCAAACAAACGCGAAGGTACGCTCTCGCAACTTCCTGTTCAGCAAGGGTCGTCTGCAATCACCATGACTGCTTCAGCTTCCACAGAggatattttggaaaaaatacGCGAGAGTGTAGAGCACGAAGGACATGGGGATTCTCACGTGTTTGTTATTCTAGGGGCGTCG GGTGATTTGGCTAAGAAAAAGATCTATCCAACATTATG GTGGCTGTTTCGAGATGGGCTGCTTCCACCAAAGACTTACTTCATTGGTTATGCTCGCAGCAAGCTGAGCATGACCGATATCCAGAAAAAGATCATCCAGTACTTCAAG GTAAAGGCAGGTgaagaagaaaagctgaaaGAGTTCTTCAAGCTTAATGAGTATGTCTCAGGAGCTTATGACAGGATAGAAGGATTTGCAGAGCTGAACAAAGTTCTTCAAACAAAAGGCAATGGTAATCGTTTGTTCTACCTGGCCCTGCCTCCCTCCGTGTATGAGCCAGTCACTCTCAACATCAAAGCTGTCTGCATGGCAAAAGG GAATCACTGGACACGGTTGATTGTAGAAAAACCATTTGGACGTGACCTTGATTCATCTAACCAGCTGTCTAACCATTTGTCAGCAATGTTCAAGGAAGATGAAATCTACAGAATAGACCACTACTTAGGGAAGGAAATGGTCCAGAACCTGATGGTTCTCAG ATTTGGCAACAGAATTTTCTCTCCAATCTGGAATCGTGATAATATTGCCAGCGTAGTGATCAGCTTCAAGGAACCTTTTGGAACACAAGGCAGAGGGGGTTACTTTGATGAATTTGGTATTATTAG AGATGTGATGCAGAACCACTTGCTGCAAATTCTTACACTCGTTGCAATGGAGAAACCTCCTTCAACAGCATCAGAAGACATCAGAAATGAGAAG GTTAAGGTTTTGAAGAGCATTCAGCCACCTGATTTTGGCAATATTGTGCTGGGTCAGTATGTTGGCAACCCAGATGGGGAAGGAGACCAAAAACTGGGATATCTTGATGATCCAACTGTGCCAAAAG AATCTGTTACTCCAACATTTGCAACAGTTGTGCTTTTTGTTCAGAATGAGAGATGGGATGGAGTACCCTTTATTCTTCGGTGTGGAAAAG CCCTAAACGAGCGGAAGGCAGAGGTCCGTCTGCAGTTTCGAAATGTGTCAGGGGACATCTTTCCACAAGGGGCTGTGAAACGGAATGAACTTGTCATCCGTGTTCAACCAGATGAAGCTGTTTACCTcaaaatgatgacaaagatgCCAGGAATGACCTTTGAGTGTGCAGAGACAGAGCTGGACCTCACTTATAACTTCAGATACAAG GATATGAAGCTACCAGATGCATATGAACGCCTGATCTTAGATGTCTTCTTGGGATCCCAGATCCATTTTGTACGCTCAGATGAGCTGCATGAGGCCTGGAGGATATTCACCCCTTTGCTGCACTACATTGAACAGAACAAACCTCATCCTATTTCTTACATGTATGGCAG CCGCGGTCCGACTGAGTCGGATGATTTGATGAGCCGCCATGACTTCAAGTATTCAGGCACCTATCGCTGGGTTCCAGGAGCCTAA